From the genome of Phytohabitans rumicis, one region includes:
- a CDS encoding acyl-CoA mutase large subunit family protein has translation MSESGFPIKPVYDAGDLPGDLASKLGEPGEYPYTRGVYRTMYTARPWTMRQYAGFGTAAESNARYHQLLAAGTTGLSVAFDLPTQMGYDSDDPMVHGEVGKVGVAIDSIDDMRLLFDGIPLDRVSTSMTINAPGSVLLLLYQLVAEESRVPGAALNGTIQNDILKEYIARGTYIYPPKPSLRLVADTFAYCRKEIPKWNTISISGYHMAEAGATPVQEIAFTLANGVEYVRAALAAGLAVDDFAPRLSFFFVARTTLLEEVAKFRAARRIWARLMRVEFGAQDPKSWMLRFHTQTAGVQLTAQQPEVNLVRVAVQGLGAVLGGTQSLHTNSFDEAIALPTAKAARLALRTQQVLAYETDLTSTVDPFAGSYVVESMTDTIEAETVALMDRVFAYGSSVEAIEAGFQKREIETSAYRVAQEIDSGERVVVGVNRFTLAEEEPYEPLRVDPAIEAAQAARLSDLRQARDSAAVERALSDLRTAAAGTENVLYPMKEALRARGTVGEVCGALREVWGVYRPTDRF, from the coding sequence ATGAGCGAGTCGGGTTTTCCCATCAAGCCCGTGTACGACGCCGGCGACCTGCCCGGGGACCTCGCGTCGAAGCTGGGTGAGCCGGGTGAGTACCCGTACACCCGGGGCGTGTACCGGACGATGTACACCGCGCGGCCGTGGACCATGCGCCAGTACGCCGGCTTCGGCACCGCGGCGGAGTCCAACGCCCGCTACCACCAGCTGCTCGCCGCCGGCACGACGGGCCTGTCGGTCGCGTTCGACCTGCCCACCCAGATGGGGTACGACTCGGACGACCCGATGGTCCACGGCGAGGTGGGCAAGGTCGGTGTGGCGATCGACTCGATCGACGACATGCGGCTGCTCTTCGACGGCATCCCGCTCGACCGGGTCTCGACGTCCATGACGATCAACGCGCCGGGCTCGGTGTTGCTGCTGCTCTACCAGCTCGTGGCCGAGGAGTCGAGGGTGCCCGGCGCCGCCCTGAACGGCACGATCCAGAACGACATCCTGAAGGAGTACATCGCCCGCGGGACGTACATCTACCCGCCGAAGCCGTCGCTGCGGTTGGTCGCGGACACGTTCGCGTACTGCCGCAAGGAGATCCCGAAGTGGAACACGATCTCCATCTCCGGCTACCACATGGCCGAGGCGGGCGCGACACCCGTGCAGGAGATCGCGTTCACGTTGGCCAACGGCGTCGAGTACGTCCGGGCCGCGCTCGCCGCCGGCCTCGCGGTCGATGACTTCGCACCCCGGCTGTCGTTCTTCTTCGTGGCCCGGACCACGCTGCTGGAGGAGGTGGCGAAGTTCCGCGCCGCCCGGCGGATCTGGGCCCGGCTGATGCGTGTGGAGTTCGGCGCGCAGGACCCGAAGTCGTGGATGCTGCGGTTCCACACCCAGACCGCGGGCGTACAGCTGACCGCGCAGCAGCCGGAGGTCAACCTCGTCCGGGTGGCCGTACAGGGACTGGGCGCGGTGCTCGGCGGGACCCAGTCGCTGCACACCAACAGCTTCGACGAGGCGATCGCGCTGCCGACGGCCAAGGCGGCCCGGCTCGCGCTGCGTACGCAGCAGGTGCTGGCGTACGAGACCGACCTCACGTCCACTGTGGATCCATTTGCGGGGTCCTACGTGGTGGAGTCGATGACCGACACGATCGAGGCCGAGACGGTGGCTTTGATGGATCGGGTCTTCGCGTACGGCTCGTCGGTGGAGGCGATCGAGGCGGGGTTCCAGAAGCGCGAGATCGAGACGTCGGCGTACCGGGTGGCCCAGGAGATCGACTCGGGCGAGCGGGTGGTGGTGGGTGTCAATCGCTTCACCCTCGCGGAGGAAGAGCCGTACGAGCCGCTGCGGGTGGACCCGGCGATCGAGGCGGCGCAGGCGGCCCGGCTGTCGGATCTCCGGCAGGCACGGGACTCGGCGGCGGTGGAACGCGCGCTGTCTGACCTGCGTACGGCCGCCGCGGGTACGGAGAATGTGCTGTACCCCATGAAGGAAGCGTTGCGTGCGCGTGGCACCGTTGGAGAGGTCTGCGGGGCACTGCGCGAGGTCTGGGGCGTGTACCGGCCTACGGATCGCTTCTGA
- a CDS encoding gamma-glutamylcyclotransferase: MRHYAAYGSNLDPARMRAYCPHSPMVGTGWLEGWRLTFAGEGVIGWEGAVTTIVESPGDRVFVALYDVHPWDAAQLDEVEGVVAETYRKLTVRVVTLDGELTAWVYVFDGYEGGMPTAWYLSEISNAAEKAGAPDDYVAALRARPTRTASP; this comes from the coding sequence GTGCGTCATTACGCCGCGTATGGCTCTAACCTCGACCCCGCTCGGATGCGTGCTTACTGTCCGCATTCGCCGATGGTGGGCACCGGCTGGCTGGAAGGCTGGCGGCTCACCTTTGCCGGCGAGGGGGTGATCGGTTGGGAAGGCGCCGTCACGACGATAGTCGAGTCACCAGGTGACCGGGTCTTCGTCGCGCTGTACGACGTGCACCCCTGGGACGCGGCGCAGCTCGACGAGGTCGAGGGCGTCGTCGCGGAGACGTACCGGAAGCTGACGGTCCGGGTGGTCACCCTGGACGGCGAGCTCACCGCCTGGGTGTACGTCTTCGACGGCTACGAGGGCGGCATGCCGACCGCCTGGTACCTGTCGGAGATCTCCAACGCCGCGGAGAAGGCCGGCGCGCCGGACGACTACGTGGCCGCGCTCCGGGCCCGCCCGACGCGCACCGCGTCTCCCTGA
- a CDS encoding GNAT family N-acetyltransferase has translation MDFRRPTLDDVPAILAVVSDQPDFGADDVREALTAPSFDPARDSWLALAPDGTVVGWAYLDNPNGGDREFVEVYTHPADGGAAQRPLLDLLLARVAERAAEAGHPSVTVRAGALPSEESYIGTLRAAGFEFVKRYARMKRSLADLPPAEPLPPGVMIRLVRADDDADMREFHRILDAAFRDIPDYAPLTYEQWRDKIAALPSVAWDEWFVASVDGEPAGILQSADQAIEQNEGWVKYLGVLRAHRRHGVGAALLAKAFAVYAAKGRDRAGLGVDLTNPTRAASLYTSVGMSPAYEADMYELVIAQGDAVRVGRARSAAT, from the coding sequence ATGGACTTTCGCCGGCCCACCCTCGACGACGTCCCGGCGATCCTCGCCGTGGTGAGCGACCAGCCCGACTTCGGCGCTGACGACGTGCGGGAGGCGCTGACCGCCCCGTCCTTCGACCCGGCGCGCGACTCCTGGCTGGCGCTCGCTCCCGACGGGACCGTGGTGGGCTGGGCGTACCTGGACAACCCCAACGGTGGTGACCGGGAGTTCGTCGAGGTGTACACGCATCCGGCCGACGGCGGCGCCGCGCAGCGCCCGCTGCTGGACCTGCTGCTGGCCCGGGTGGCGGAGCGGGCCGCCGAGGCCGGCCACCCGTCGGTCACCGTCCGCGCCGGGGCGCTGCCGTCCGAGGAGAGCTACATCGGCACGTTGCGCGCCGCCGGCTTCGAGTTCGTCAAGCGGTACGCCCGGATGAAGCGTTCGCTGGCCGACCTGCCGCCCGCCGAGCCGCTGCCGCCGGGGGTGATGATCCGGCTGGTCCGGGCGGACGACGACGCCGACATGCGCGAGTTCCACCGGATCCTCGACGCCGCATTTCGGGATATACCGGACTATGCACCACTGACGTACGAGCAGTGGCGCGACAAGATCGCCGCGCTGCCGAGCGTGGCGTGGGACGAGTGGTTCGTGGCGTCCGTCGACGGCGAGCCGGCCGGCATCCTGCAATCCGCCGACCAGGCGATCGAGCAGAACGAGGGCTGGGTGAAGTACCTCGGCGTGCTGCGCGCGCACCGCCGCCACGGGGTCGGGGCGGCGCTGCTGGCCAAGGCGTTCGCCGTGTACGCCGCGAAGGGCCGCGACCGCGCCGGGCTGGGCGTCGACCTGACCAACCCGACCCGGGCCGCGAGCCTCTACACGTCCGTGGGGATGAGCCCGGCGTACGAGGCGGACATGTACGAGCTGGTGATCGCTCAGGGAGACGCGGTGCGCGTCGGGCGGGCCCGGAGCGCGGCCACGTAG
- a CDS encoding DedA family protein, translating to MTDLLASVASPLTAYLVLMSLLAMDAFVPVVPTQAVMITGGALTVYGDLSLPVTIMVGALGVFTGDLVCYLLGRSTRPRPELPHPARGRARQAAARFTRGLRRPGPMVILMCRFVPGGRMAACFQAGRVRYPARLFLSYEAAAALGWASYGGLVGHLGGAALTESAWRLVAVAALAAVIFAAAGWALALKGPTIPIPESAASAGEPPR from the coding sequence GTGACCGACCTGCTCGCAAGCGTCGCGTCGCCCCTCACCGCGTACCTCGTGCTGATGTCCCTGCTTGCCATGGACGCCTTCGTGCCGGTCGTCCCCACCCAAGCCGTCATGATCACCGGTGGCGCGCTGACCGTGTACGGGGACCTCAGCCTCCCGGTGACGATCATGGTGGGGGCGCTCGGCGTGTTCACCGGCGACCTGGTCTGCTACCTGCTCGGACGATCCACCCGGCCGCGCCCTGAGCTGCCCCACCCGGCGCGGGGGCGGGCCCGCCAGGCGGCTGCCCGGTTCACCCGCGGGCTGCGACGGCCCGGTCCGATGGTGATCCTGATGTGCCGGTTTGTCCCCGGTGGACGGATGGCCGCCTGCTTCCAGGCCGGGCGGGTGCGCTACCCGGCCCGCCTCTTCCTGTCGTACGAGGCCGCAGCGGCATTGGGCTGGGCCTCGTACGGCGGATTGGTCGGCCACCTCGGCGGGGCGGCCCTGACCGAGTCGGCCTGGCGGCTGGTGGCCGTGGCCGCGCTCGCCGCCGTGATCTTCGCCGCAGCCGGCTGGGCACTCGCCCTAAAAGGGCCGACCATCCCTATTCCAGAGAGTGCAGCATCAGCTGGCGAGCCGCCTCGGTGA
- a CDS encoding MBL fold metallo-hydrolase, with translation MRLTKYGHSCVRIEREGAVLVIDPGVFSSRAALDGVDAVLVTHEHFDHLDVDAVTEAYRKRPGLKIYAHADVASKLDQIQAAVTTVEPGRSFEAAGFAVRAYGGLHAINHPDIPRVANLGYLVEHEIYHPGDSFEVPDDAEVGTLFIPVSAPWLKLSESIEFARAVKPRRAFALHDGILNEAGLTIVNTHLTRLSGTEYRWLEPGTTIS, from the coding sequence ATGCGGTTGACGAAGTACGGCCACTCCTGCGTACGGATCGAGCGCGAGGGTGCGGTCCTGGTCATCGACCCCGGCGTGTTCAGCAGTCGGGCCGCCCTCGACGGGGTCGACGCCGTGCTGGTCACCCATGAGCACTTCGACCACCTCGACGTGGACGCCGTCACCGAGGCGTACCGGAAGCGGCCCGGACTCAAGATCTACGCACACGCCGACGTGGCGTCCAAACTGGACCAGATCCAGGCTGCGGTGACCACAGTGGAGCCGGGGCGGTCGTTCGAGGCGGCCGGATTCGCGGTACGGGCGTACGGCGGGTTGCATGCGATCAACCACCCGGACATCCCCCGGGTGGCCAACCTCGGCTACCTCGTGGAGCACGAGATCTACCATCCGGGCGACTCCTTCGAGGTACCCGACGACGCTGAGGTGGGCACCCTCTTCATACCCGTCTCCGCGCCCTGGCTGAAGCTGTCCGAGTCGATCGAGTTCGCCCGCGCGGTCAAGCCGCGCCGGGCGTTCGCGCTGCACGACGGGATCCTCAACGAGGCCGGTCTGACCATCGTCAACACCCACCTGACCAGGCTTTCCGGCACTGAGTACAGGTGGCTGGAGCCCGGGACTACGATCAGCTGA
- a CDS encoding DUF4349 domain-containing protein: MRTKWWGNTTVALAAALVLAGCGSGDDSGDSSTAGVAQREGAGAAPEAPAQGEAAKPGADADAGAPVKFRLDERAIIYTGSITVRVDDVSRAASAATSIVTGVGGFIGGDKRASNDSYAEASLTLRVPADKFSSVVDRLAGLGKQEQRDINTEDVTEEALDLDARIASQRARVESGRRLLAQAKTLNDLILLEGELAKREADLASLEAKKRRMDDLTALSTITVTLLGPGAQVPSPEEDETGFLVGLKGGWTALVASLGVLLTVLGALLPWLAVLAVPVVAVLWLRRRVRRPVPTPPTP; the protein is encoded by the coding sequence ATGCGAACGAAGTGGTGGGGCAATACGACAGTGGCTTTGGCGGCAGCCCTCGTGCTGGCCGGTTGCGGTAGTGGTGATGACAGCGGCGACAGCTCGACCGCCGGCGTGGCGCAGCGGGAGGGCGCGGGCGCGGCTCCGGAAGCCCCGGCGCAGGGCGAAGCCGCCAAGCCGGGCGCCGACGCGGACGCGGGCGCACCGGTCAAGTTCCGCCTGGACGAGCGGGCGATCATCTACACCGGCTCGATCACGGTACGCGTCGACGACGTGTCCCGCGCCGCGTCGGCGGCCACCTCGATCGTCACCGGGGTGGGCGGTTTCATCGGCGGGGACAAGCGGGCCAGCAACGACTCGTACGCCGAGGCATCCCTGACCCTGCGCGTGCCGGCGGACAAGTTCTCCTCGGTGGTCGACCGGCTGGCCGGGCTGGGCAAGCAGGAACAGCGCGACATCAACACCGAGGACGTCACCGAAGAGGCGCTCGACCTGGACGCCCGGATTGCCAGCCAGCGCGCCCGGGTGGAGAGCGGCCGGCGGCTGCTCGCCCAGGCCAAGACCCTCAACGACCTGATCCTGCTCGAAGGCGAGCTGGCCAAGCGGGAGGCGGACCTCGCGTCGCTGGAGGCGAAGAAGCGCCGGATGGACGACCTGACGGCGCTGTCCACGATCACGGTCACCCTGCTCGGCCCGGGTGCCCAAGTGCCTTCGCCCGAGGAGGACGAGACCGGCTTCCTCGTCGGCCTCAAGGGCGGCTGGACCGCCCTGGTAGCCAGCCTAGGCGTCCTGCTGACGGTCCTGGGCGCCCTCCTGCCCTGGCTGGCGGTGCTGGCCGTGCCCGTGGTCGCGGTGCTGTGGCTCCGCCGCCGCGTCCGCCGCCCGGTACCAACCCCACCCACCCCCTAA
- a CDS encoding SCO6745 family protein produces the protein MTPEQAAAAAKAGVLELGGAFSEDPRTLRRARLMGLSGWAFYVAGRGGALGDVRTDTVAAALGFIAPEAVVDGWEAARRVVPPTEVAAKRLAECCRWGVEHMSDFPRIDRLVELVQRIVVSADPAAMPLFAAWRAMPVPDDAPAARAAVLLHLLREFRGGGHLLAVRASGLTPLEAIIAGPDGEAGAVAFGWQPPYPPIGPLVRRRMWAEAVTDRITASAFAVLESNERVELVGLLDSALNLAQTLPAAVNGERGQQAAS, from the coding sequence GTGACCCCGGAACAGGCAGCCGCCGCCGCGAAAGCGGGCGTGCTGGAGCTGGGCGGGGCGTTCAGCGAAGATCCGCGTACGCTGCGCCGGGCCCGCCTGATGGGCCTGTCCGGCTGGGCCTTCTACGTCGCGGGCCGGGGCGGCGCCCTGGGTGACGTGCGCACCGACACGGTCGCGGCGGCGCTGGGCTTCATCGCGCCGGAGGCGGTCGTGGACGGGTGGGAGGCGGCCCGCCGGGTGGTGCCGCCGACCGAGGTGGCCGCCAAGCGGCTGGCCGAGTGCTGCCGCTGGGGCGTGGAGCATATGTCGGACTTTCCGCGCATCGACCGCCTGGTGGAGCTGGTGCAGCGGATCGTGGTGTCCGCCGACCCGGCCGCGATGCCGCTCTTCGCGGCGTGGCGGGCGATGCCGGTGCCGGACGACGCGCCTGCGGCCCGCGCGGCGGTGCTGCTGCACCTGCTGCGGGAGTTCCGCGGCGGCGGGCACCTGCTGGCGGTGCGCGCGAGCGGGCTCACCCCGCTGGAGGCGATCATCGCGGGCCCGGACGGGGAGGCCGGCGCGGTCGCGTTCGGCTGGCAGCCGCCGTACCCGCCGATCGGGCCGCTGGTCCGCCGTCGCATGTGGGCGGAGGCGGTGACCGACCGGATCACCGCGAGCGCGTTCGCGGTGCTGGAGTCCAACGAGCGGGTCGAGCTGGTCGGGCTCCTGGACAGCGCGCTTAATCTGGCCCAGACGTTGCCGGCCGCGGTAAATGGGGAGCGCGGGCAGCAAGCGGCGAGTTGA
- a CDS encoding NAD(P)H-quinone dehydrogenase: protein MSRIVIIGGGPAGYEAALVAAQLDAEVTVVEADGAGGACVLSDCVPSKTFIASSAVVTGYRDTEEFGVDSDGLEAVTVDAAAVHERVKRLALAQSGDIQAKLIKAGVNFVHGRARLGDDTLGHTHQVRVTTHGSDSPYSIDASTVLIATGATPRVLPDAVPDGERILTWRQVYDLPELPDHLIVIGSGVTGAEFASAYLAMGIKVTLVSSRDRVMPHEDADAAAAIEEVFRSRGMAILGNSRASAVRRDGDGVRVELADGRTVVGSHALMAVGSVPNTADLGLPQYGVEVAKGGYLTVDRVSRTNVPGIYAAGDCTGILPLASVAAMQGRIAMWHALGEAVQPLRLRTISANVFTDPELATVGVSQNEVDSGKVPARAVMLPLNGNARAKMDDLHDGFVKLFCRPATGTVIGGVVVSPKASELILPITMAVENHLTVDQLAHTITIYPSLSGSITEAARQLMLHSLE from the coding sequence ATGAGTCGCATCGTGATCATCGGCGGAGGCCCGGCGGGGTACGAGGCGGCACTCGTCGCCGCCCAGCTCGACGCCGAAGTCACCGTGGTCGAGGCGGATGGTGCCGGTGGTGCCTGTGTGCTGTCCGACTGCGTCCCATCGAAGACCTTTATTGCCAGCTCAGCCGTGGTGACCGGATACCGGGACACGGAGGAGTTCGGCGTCGACTCGGACGGCCTGGAGGCGGTGACGGTCGACGCGGCAGCCGTGCACGAACGGGTCAAACGGCTCGCTCTCGCCCAGTCCGGCGACATCCAGGCCAAGCTGATCAAGGCGGGTGTGAACTTCGTCCACGGTCGGGCGCGTCTCGGCGACGACACGCTCGGTCACACGCACCAGGTGCGGGTGACCACCCATGGCAGTGACTCACCGTATTCGATCGACGCCTCCACCGTGCTGATCGCCACCGGCGCCACGCCCCGGGTGCTGCCCGACGCGGTCCCGGACGGCGAGCGGATCCTGACCTGGCGCCAGGTGTACGACCTGCCGGAGCTGCCCGACCACCTGATCGTGATCGGGTCCGGCGTCACCGGCGCCGAGTTCGCCAGCGCCTACCTGGCCATGGGGATCAAAGTCACACTGGTCTCCAGCCGCGACCGGGTCATGCCGCACGAGGACGCCGACGCGGCCGCCGCCATCGAGGAGGTGTTCCGCTCCCGGGGGATGGCGATCCTCGGCAACTCCCGGGCGTCGGCGGTGCGCCGGGACGGCGACGGCGTACGGGTCGAGCTGGCCGACGGGCGCACGGTCGTCGGCTCGCACGCCCTCATGGCCGTCGGCTCGGTGCCCAACACCGCCGACCTGGGCCTCCCGCAGTACGGCGTCGAGGTGGCCAAGGGCGGCTACCTCACCGTCGACCGGGTCTCGCGTACCAACGTGCCGGGCATCTACGCCGCTGGCGACTGCACCGGCATCCTCCCGCTGGCCAGCGTCGCCGCCATGCAGGGCCGGATCGCCATGTGGCATGCGCTCGGCGAGGCGGTCCAGCCGCTGCGGCTGCGCACCATCTCCGCCAACGTCTTCACCGACCCGGAGCTGGCCACCGTCGGCGTCTCGCAGAACGAGGTGGACTCCGGCAAGGTCCCGGCCCGTGCCGTGATGCTGCCGCTGAACGGAAACGCCCGGGCCAAGATGGACGACCTGCACGACGGCTTCGTCAAGCTCTTCTGCCGGCCCGCGACCGGCACGGTGATCGGCGGCGTCGTGGTGTCGCCGAAGGCCAGCGAGCTGATCCTGCCGATCACGATGGCCGTGGAAAACCACCTCACCGTGGACCAACTGGCCCACACCATCACGATCTACCCATCACTGTCCGGCTCGATCACCGAGGCGGCTCGCCAGCTGATGCTGCACTCTCTGGAATAG